The DNA region CTCCTACCACCTGCCCGGCGACGAGCCCGGGCACAACGAGCGACTCGTGGCCCGCGCCCTCGCGACGTACGGCGGCGACACGGCCGACGTCCTGGTGACCACCAAGGGCGGACGCGGCAGGCCGGCCGACGGGAGCTGGACGGTGACCGGATCTCCCCGGCATCTGAAGTCGGCGGCGGAGGCCTCGCTCAAGCGGCTGGGCGTGGAGGCGATCGGCCTCTACCAGCTCCACAAGCCCGACCCCGCCGTCCCCTTCGAGGACTCGGTGGGTGCCCTGCGCGACCTGCTCGACGAGGGCAAGATCCGTTACGCCGGCGTCTCCAACACGGACACCGGCCGGATCCGCCTGGCCCACGCCGTCCTCGGCGACCGGCTGGTCTCGGTCCAGAACCAGTACTCCCCCGCCGTCCGGGACAGCGAACCCGAACTGCGGCTCTGCGCCGAGCTGGGCCTCGCCTTCCTGCCGTGGAGTCCGCTGGGCGGGATATCGCGGAGCTCGCTGGACGGGCCGTCGCGGCTGCCGTCCGACGACTCCGGCGACTCCGGCCGCTCCACCCGGCCCGACCACGCCACCGGCCCCGGCCCCGGCCACGCCACCAGCTTCGACGCCTTCCACGCGGTGGCCCGTGAGAGGGGCGTCAGCCCTCAACAGGTCTGTCTGGCCTGGCTGTTGGCGCGCTCACCTGTGGTCGTGCCCATCCCGGGCGCCAGCCGGCCCGGGACGATACGGGACTCCGCGGGCGCGGCGGAGCTGGAGCTGACTCCGGAGGAGGTGGCGCGGCTGGACGCGGCGGTGGGCTCCTGAGCGTGTGCCGAGCCGCGCCCCGTCCCGGAGGCCCGAACTCACGGACGCGTCAAAGGGATTGGCCCACTCGGTCGCCGCGTGCCGTGCCGGCGTCGCCTCGTACGACGTCGATCGTGCGTGTCCAGCTGTCGGCGGCGTGGCCGAGGGCGACGGCCTTGTCGTAGACCGCCTTGATCGAGCGAAGGGTGCTCACGTCGAGGCCGCGGTGTTCGGCCCACTCCAGGATGTGGCCCACGCCGGACGCCATCATGCCGAGGTTGGCGGCCTCGCCCGGGTGGCTGCCCGCGTCGACATGCTGAGCGGCCTCGGCGACGCCGGACGGCATGATGGCGGTGATGGTGTCGAGGTAGGGGGCGAGATCCGCCGCGCGCACGCCGTCGGCACCGGCGAGCGCGTACGCGTGCAGCAGGCCGGAGATCGAGCCGTAGAAGTAGTCGAGCAGCGCAAGGTCGTAGACGGCGGCCAGTCCCTGGTCCTCGCCGAGGTGGGCGGGTTTGCCGCCCAGCGCCTTCAGTGCCGCCTCGCGCTTGTCGTACGCGGCCCGGGGACCGCTGTAGAAGATCAGCGCGGGTGGCTGTCCGATCAGGTCGACCGGCACCATGATCGAGCCGTCGAGGTAGTCGATGCCGCGTTCCTGCGCCCAGGCGCCGGTCTTGCGGGCGCGCTCCGGGGTGTCCGAGGTGAGGTTGACCAGTACCCGGCCGGGCAGCTCGTCGGCGACGGAGTCGAGGACGGCCTCGACCGCGTCGTGGTCGAGCACGCAGACGACGACCAGCTCGGCGGCGCGTACGGCTTCGCCGGCACCGGTCGCGCGGACCGCGCCCCTGGCGACCAGCTCGTCGCCCTTGCCGGGGGAACGGTTCCAGACGGTGGTGGGGTGGCCCGCCTCCAGGAACGCGGTGGCCAGGGCCTGGCCCATGGCGCCCAGGCCGAGGACGGTGACGGGGGTCTTTTCAAGGTCATTTGTCATGCGGACCATGCTGGTCGCGGGCCCAACTCCCCACAAGTACGCACTATTTGGTCAGGTACTGAGCGGGAGGTAAGTGGGTGACCCCGCGGGAACCGGCTTGCGCCGCCGGGGAGTCGATCCGGGGGTGCGGGAGCCGGTGGGCATGGCCGGGGCCGCGGTGGGCCGGTCGCGCAGTTCCCCGCGCCCCTGGGGGTGCGTCGAGGCCGGTGCGTACGTCTCGGTCCATCGTGGTTGCTCGCGCAGTTCCCCGCGCCCCTGACGGGGCGCCCAGGCCCGTACGTACGTCTCGGACGTCGTGGGCTGAGCACGGCGTTCCTCGCGCCCCTGGCGGGGCACGCCCCGGCCATCGGTGTCTTTAGGGGCGCGGGGAACTGCGCGCTCGGCCACAACGCACCCGCACCCTGCCGACCACTCCCGCCCACCCAAAAGCCACCGGCCGGTGAGCCCGGTCGGGGAGAACCGGGGCCACCGGCCGGTGGCCGGGGAAGTCTGAGCGTGTGGTGCGGAGTGACCGGGCGGCTGAGCGACGGGGGATGCACCCAGCCGCCCGGAGTTCTGGGACGGGGCCCAGGCTCGGGGCTAGGCCTTCGCCAGGGTCTTGTCCTCCGGCTGGTCCGGGACCTCCGCCGCGGCGGGAGCGGAACCGTGGCCGTCGTCCAGGAGGGTCATCTCGTCGAAGGGCAGCTCCCC from Streptomyces sp. NBC_00258 includes:
- a CDS encoding NAD(P)-dependent oxidoreductase; protein product: MTNDLEKTPVTVLGLGAMGQALATAFLEAGHPTTVWNRSPGKGDELVARGAVRATGAGEAVRAAELVVVCVLDHDAVEAVLDSVADELPGRVLVNLTSDTPERARKTGAWAQERGIDYLDGSIMVPVDLIGQPPALIFYSGPRAAYDKREAALKALGGKPAHLGEDQGLAAVYDLALLDYFYGSISGLLHAYALAGADGVRAADLAPYLDTITAIMPSGVAEAAQHVDAGSHPGEAANLGMMASGVGHILEWAEHRGLDVSTLRSIKAVYDKAVALGHAADSWTRTIDVVRGDAGTARGDRVGQSL
- a CDS encoding aldo/keto reductase; its protein translation is MRYRTVGELRVSAVGLGAMPLSIEGRPDEGRAMATVHAALDAGVTLLDTADSYHLPGDEPGHNERLVARALATYGGDTADVLVTTKGGRGRPADGSWTVTGSPRHLKSAAEASLKRLGVEAIGLYQLHKPDPAVPFEDSVGALRDLLDEGKIRYAGVSNTDTGRIRLAHAVLGDRLVSVQNQYSPAVRDSEPELRLCAELGLAFLPWSPLGGISRSSLDGPSRLPSDDSGDSGRSTRPDHATGPGPGHATSFDAFHAVARERGVSPQQVCLAWLLARSPVVVPIPGASRPGTIRDSAGAAELELTPEEVARLDAAVGS